From the Cohaesibacter sp. ES.047 genome, the window TGGAATCCCTAAAGAGTCAGAACTTCACGCCCTTGGTATGACACATGACCGTACCCGATCACATGTCTGAATTGCTGAAATTATCTCTTGCACTAAACGGGGCATCCACACATGGGAAGCTGATCTGATCATCTGCAAGCGAACCCGCCCTGTGCTTGTGATCCACGAGAGAAAATTCCGGGTTACCCTGGCTGCTCGCATGACCGGCAAGAGCGCGGCCGAAACAGTCTCGGTGATGATGTCTATCTTCAGTCGCCTGGATACCGTATCCTCTGATCACTCCTGTCAAAGACCGCGAAACTGACACGCCTGCCTGAAAACTTCGGCATCTTCGATTTCGAATTGTCAGGAGCTGAAATGCAAGCCATCCACGCCTTGGCAAAGCCTGAAGGATGGATCATTTCCCAGTCGGATCTTGGCTCGGAATGGGACTAAAGCTAGTGAAAACTAGCGAAGTCTACCGGAGTAGACCGAAATTTGGTATACCCCGGTAGTTTTGAGGTATAAATCGATAGCCTCGCAATCTGTTCGGTTCGAGCATCTCGCCGCTTCACCTACGCCCCAAGTCTCTGCCAGTTTTATGGCGCAGAGCAACCATCAAACACCACCATTCTTAATCCAGCCCGTCAACTTAAGAACAGGCCGACCATCGTCATGGACAAAGCGGGTATGAATGTCACCGCCATCAACATCACCAGCATCACGATATAGAAGGGCAATGTTGCCTTCGTTATTTTCTCGATACTGACCCCTGATATGGCACTCCCCAAGAACAAGGTACTCCCGACCGGTGGTGTGAGCAGTCCGATTCCCAAATTAAGCACCATGATCACACCAAAATGGATAGGATCAATACCGATCTGCTTGGCGATGGGAAGCAAAATGGGAGTACAGATCAAGATCAGAGACGACATATCCATCAACATACCCATGAAGAGCAAAAATAGGTTGATGATCAGTAGCACGATGATCGGATTTTCCGAGATGGTGAAAATGCCTTGCGCGATCAATGCTGGCACTTTTAGGAAAGCCAACAGCCAGCCAAAGGCCGTCGATGTTCCGATCAGGATCATGACGATCCCCAAGGTTTTAATCGAACGGGTCAGAATAGGCCAGATTTCCGATAGCGGGATCTTTCGATAGACAAAGAAAGTGATAAAGAAGGCATAAGCTGTCGCCACCGCAGCCGATTCCGTGGCTGTAAAGATGCCGGAAATCACCCCGATCACAACGATCAGCACAGTGCCCAGACCAAGCAATGCGTCCCAGAAAGAGCGGCACAATTCGCGCATTTCGAATTTGTTGCCCGTAGGGTAGTTCTTCACTCGCGACGCGATATAGGCATAGACCATCAAGGCGATGCCCAGCAGCACGCCGGGCACCATCCCTGCCAGAAACAACCCACCAATCGAGACACCGCCAGCAGCGAGGGCATAAATCACCATATTGTGGCTGGGTGGCACCAAGACCCCTTGCACCGAACTGGTGATCGTCACCGCAGTGGAGAAGGACTCATCATACCCCTTTTTCTTCATCATCGGGATCAGCATCTTGCCGATGGCCGTGGTGTCCGCGGCCGAGGAGCCAGAAATGCCGCCAAAGAACATGGATGCCAGAATGTTGACCATGGCCAACCCTCCGCGCATCCATCCCACCAGCGCAGTCGCAAAGGCTACCAGCTTGTCGGCGATCCCCCCTGCAGACATGATGTCGCCAGCCAAAATGAAAAAGGGCACCGCAAGCAACACGAAAACATTGAGCCCCTTGACCATATTCTGGGCCACCATCATCAACGGCAATCCCAGATAAAGGGTCGTAACAACGCTTGAAATGCCGATTGCAAAAACGATCGGCAGGCGCAAAATGATCATTGTTAGGAATGATCCAATCAACAACACAGTTGCCGGAATGTCGGTCAGTATTTCCATTTCTAACTATTGCACTCCAGCTCAACATAATTTTCGCCCGGAACGGACAGAATTGCGAGGATACGTTCGATGGATGCCAATGCAATGATCACACCGGAAACAGGCACCGCGGTATAAAGCCAGGTGGCTGAGACCCCCATGCCGGGCATGATGTTGCGCAAGGTGAGCTCTGCGAGCTTCATGCCTTCGGTCGCCATAAAAACCGCGAACAGCAAAATCAGGGTATGATTGAAAAGATCGACGATACGAATTGCCCGACTTGGCAGGAAAGACTGCAAAATCGAGATCGCAAGATGCCGTTTTTCCTTGATCGCTTCGGCTGGGCTGAGCAAACAGAACCAGACCATAAACAGCAATGAAAATTCCTCGACCCATGCCGGGGCATTATTCAGCACAAAACGGGCGAATACTGCATAACAGATCAGGACAACTTGAAGGATGAGCATCACGTTGCAGGCATGCCTGACAACGAGATATATGGGGCGGGAGATCGGCTCAAGAGTCATTGGCACTCGCAAAGACTGGAATTGGGAACTGGATTTTTGCTCAGGGAGCCCCGACCAAAGCCGGGATCCCTGAGCAGCCATCAATTGACTTTACTTCACAGCAAGAATTGCCTGAATTATATCGGTAAAGTCAGAGCCATATTTTTCATAGACACTGCCAACAGCTTTGGGCCATTCCGGCAGATCTGTTACAGTAATAATCTGCGCGCCTTTGGCTTTGAGTTCTTCATAAGCTTTGGCATCGGCTTCTTCAGCCAGCGATTTGTTGAAATCTTCGGTCTCACGTGCAGCCGCCGCGATGATGGCCTGCTGATCAGCGGACAATTTGTTCCATGAAATCTCGGACATCACCATGATGGATGGGCTGTAGGTGTGACCATCGACCATATAGTAAGGCGCGACTTCATAGAAATTGTTCGCCAGATAACCGGTCGGAGGATTCTCCGCACCGTCAACCACGCCGGTTTGCAGGGCTGAATAAAGTTCCGAGTAGGAAATTGGGGTTGGTGCTGCGCCAAAAGCTTTGACCGTATCGATCAGGATCTGCGTCTGAGGGACGCGGATCTTTTTGCCCTTGATGCCTTCCATGTCGGAAACGGGAGCATCGCGGAAGAAGAAGTTGCGCTGCCCTTCTTCCATGAAGGCCACACCAACCATCATCGAACCTGAAGCCTGTACATCAGACAGAATATCCTGCCCGATTTCACCATGAAGCACATTCCAAAGATGATTGCGATCACGGAACAGATAGGGCAGGGAGAACAGGTTGGATTTCTTCGAGCCGAAGTCACCCAGGCTCACTGCGTTGGCGCGGAACATATCGATCGCACCCATTTGCAAGCCCTGAAGCTCGGTGCGTTCGTCACCCAGCTGACTGGAGGGATAGACATCAACAACGATATCCCCGTTGCTCTTTTCCTTGACCAATTTGGCAAATGCGCGTGCCACAACTGTCATTGGATGAGAGTCCGGGTTCAACTCACCATATTTCAACACAACCGATTGCGCAGAGGCCACATTGACAGCACCAGCGGATAGCAAGCCGCCCAGCAGCAGTGCGGCAGTAGACCCTAGTAGTTTATGCATTCTTCACTCCCATAATCTTTTTCGGCCAGCCTTTGAAATGAGCGGCCAGCACGAAATCCTCTCGGTAGGTTCCCCCACCCCAATATTGAAAAGCAGCTCCACCCGCCTTCCGGTCATTGGCATCCGTCTGATTTGGTTTAGAAATTCCCTGCTCTCAAAAAATGGGCGCACTATTAAAGAGGCCCCGCAGAAGAATTCCTACAAACAATGACAAAGTCGACCAGTCAGGAACCATGCCAAACCGGGCGACGAGCCAATTGTTGCTCACCCAACCTTCCAGATCAGTTCCACACAGATTTTCTCATTCGTGCGGTAATGTCATAGTACACACTTGTATCCAAGTGTTCAAGCATGCAATAGTAGTTTCCAGCGCACGATATGGCAGAGTCGAAAAGGAATTCAGACATGCGAATTGAGGAAGTTTCAGTTTCAGCACACAGGATTGCCCCTGTCTCGCCATGGGAGGATGCAACAAACAAAGTGCAAGCTCTGGAGTTTGTATTTGTTGTTCTCAAAACAGATACCGGTCTGGAAGGGACGGGCTTTAGCTATTCGGTCGATGTCGGCATCACTTCCATCTCAGCCCTGATTGAAGATTATCTGGCGCCACTGATCGTCGGCATGGATCCGCTGGATCGCGAGCAGATATGGACCAAGTTGCAAAGACAGTCCCGCCGACTGGGGACTGGTGTGAATATGCTGGCTATTGCGGCAATCGATGTTGCAGTGTGGGATCTGATCGGCAAAGCGCTGGGTCAGCCCCTTTGGCGGCTATTCGGAGGCGCTCGTCCTGAAATTCCGGCCTATATTTCGGAAATCAAACTGACCCATGACGATACGTTGGCCGACTTCTCACTGCGACTGGATGACTATAAGGCGCAAGGCTATCGGGCTGTGAAATTTAAAATCGGACGTACAGAGATCGAAGAAGATATCGCCCGCATTAGACTTGCACGTGAAAAAATTGGTCCCGACGGTAAAATCTTTGTCGATTTGAATCAGAAATGGACCTCATCGGAAGCAAGACAGAAGGCCGCGCAACTCGCATCCTTCCAGTTGGGTTGGATAGAAGAGCCTCTGCTCTTTCATGACGTTGCGGCCCATGCAACGCTAAGAAAATCCACCACGACCCCGATAGCGCTTGGCGAGAGCTTGTTCTCACGCGCCCAATTCCTTGAATATTTACAACAAGATGCCGTCGACATCATTCAAGCGGACGTGGCTTTTGTAGGCGGTCCTTCGGAATGGCTGAAAATCGCGCATCTTGCAGATATATTCGGACGTCCAGTGGCCCCTCACTATATGATGGAGCTGTCATTACACCTGCTGTGCGGCGTTCCCAACGGCTTTATGCTTGAGAATGTGATTGGTGGCAGTTTCACTGAGCTGGGACTTCTTGAAGACCCCATTGTCGTGAAAGATGCAATCGGTCGTCCGCCAAGCGATGCAGGCCATGGACTGAAATTTGATCGAGCGGCACTTGATGCATGTGCAATCCGGCCAGACGGATCACCCATCGCCTTTGCCGGCGGCAGCAAGTGAGCATGCTCGAGCAAACGGATCTTTAAGGAGAAGACTCATTAAGAAAAAAGCGGAATCAATTCTTCGGGATCGCCCGACGCTGGAAAGCGTCATCTATGACGAACTCTATGAGCGCATCGTCACCCTGAAATATGTGCCCGGACACATGATCTATGAGAACGAGATTGCAGCGCAATTTGACGTGAGCAGAACACCGGTCCGTCAGGTTTTCCAGCGCCTCGTTCTTGCGGATCTTCTCGAAGTGCTGCCCCAACGCGGAGCGCGCGTCTCCTTCTTGTCAAAACGAAAAATCCGTGAGTCGCAGGAAGTGAGGGAGATTCTGGAAACTGTCGCGGTCGCCAAGGCAGCCCAGAAATGGCGCGCCGAAGATGAGGAAAGTCAGGCTTTCAGTCTGGCAATAAAAGCCAGCATTCTGCGACAAATCGAGGTGGTTGCAGACAAGAATTATCATGCCTTCTCGGGGCTGGATGAGGATTTTCACCGCGCCATCATGCGATTTGCAGACAATATGACGATCTATGATGTTGTCGGCGAAATCCGTGCGCATCTCAACCGCATGCGCGTGATTGAGCTCCAACACGCCCATCTTGATGCGGAGGCAATCGAATTTCACAAACGCATCATTGCCGAGATCGAGGCAGGGGATGCAGAAGGTGCCAGAGAACAGATGCTCGGACATCTGAAAGTTCTGGAACAATTCCGTGAAGAGATATTTGCAAACCGTAACGACATCTTTGTTTAGGTGCCGCGCAGGCTGATCGTCAATAGACAAGACACTTGAGGTCCCATCGTGAAAGTCACACAACTCGAAACTTGGCACTGCAAGCGCGATTTTTCGCTCTTTCCAGAAAATCGCGCAGGCTCAAACATGTCTTGGGACGTTGTCGTCCTGCGTTTGTCAACAGACGCAGGCATAGACGGATATGCCTCTGCACTCGCCACCAGATCGGGTGTGATCACAGAGACTTATTTACATGATGTGATTGCGCCGGTCGTACTGGGACGCAATGTGCATGATCGAGAACAGATCTGGCACGAATTATGGACGCTGGACCGGCATCTGACCTTCTTCCCCGTCTATCTACCCGGTCCCATTGATGTCGCCTTGTGGGACATCGCGGCCAAAGCTGCCAACTTGCCGCTTTACCAATATATTGGTGCCGTGCGTGATGGTCTGCCAGCTTATGCCAGCGGCCTGTTCCATGAAGACGATGAAGATTGCATCAAAGAGGCACTTTTCTACAAGGATCTCGGCGTCCCCGGCTACAAGGTGCACTCCCCCTCACCATGGCGCCGGGATATCGAACTACACAAAAATTTGCGAGAAGCTGTCGGCGAGGATTTTCTGCTCTTTTGCGATCCTGTCGGCGATTACACGCTTGATCAGGCCATCCGTGTGGGGCGCGGTCTGGAAGAGCATGGTTATGAATGGTTCGAGGAGCCATTCAGGGATTTTGAACTTGCAAAATATACCGAGCTTTGCAGCGCTCTGGATATTGCTGTCGCTGCCACGGAGACGACACGCGGCTGCCATTGGGGGGTTGCTCAATCCATTGCCCAGCGGGCTGCAGACATCGTAAGAGCCGACGTTTCATGGAAAGCCGGTGTGACCGGAACATTGAAAATCTGCAATCTGGCAGAGAGTTTCGGCATGAATTGCGAAATACACACCACCACCATGGCCTTCATGGATATCGCCAATCTTCATGTCTCTTGCTCGGTCAAGAATTGTGACTATTTCGAGCTTTTTGTGCCGCAGGAACCGTTCCAGTTCCCGTTGAAAGGCAAACTCCCCATTGATGCACGCGGCTGGGCGATGGTGCCCAAAGCTCCTGGCTTGGGCGTAGATCTTGATTGGGATGCCATCGATCAATTGTGCGTGTCTCATCGCACCAGTTCAAAAGGATGAACGGGCCACAGCTTGGCCTCGTCAATAAGTCAATTAAGGGACTGTCGATATGGAATTTTCAGAAGCATTTTCGCTGACCGGTCATCGTGCCTTGATTACCGGAGGAGCAAGTGGACTGGGGCTGGCCGCTGCAGAATGCTTCCTCAAAGCCGGCGCTGAAGTTGTTTTGGTGGGACGTGAGGAAGAAAAGCTTCACAAGGCAACCACTGATCTGGGCGCCAAAGCTTCTGGTTTCAAATTTGACGTTACAGACTTTGACGGAGCCGCCGATCTAGCGGAAAAGGTGGAGCAGCAAAAAGGCCCCATCTCAATTTTGGTGAATAATGCAGGCAACACGGTCAAGAAACCGATTGAGGAAATGTCGGTCGAAGAATTCAAGCAGGTTTTCGACATTCATGTAACGGGAGCCTTTGCCCTAACGCGGGCCTTCCTGCCCCAATTGAAGAAAACCGGCAAAGGCTCAGCCCTTTTCACAGCTTCAATGAGTTCTTTCTTGGGCATTCCCAATGTGTCCGGTTATGCCGCATCAAAAGCGGCCTATGTGGGGCTCATTCGCTCATTCGCAACAGAGCTGGCTCCGAGCGGTGTTCGGGTCAATGGTGTGGCACCGGGGTGGATCGACACGCCTCTCTTCCGCTTCGCAACCTTAAACGATCCGAAGCGCCTTGAGAAAATCATGGGACGCATTCCCATGAATTGCACCGGTCAGCCGGAAGATATCGGTTGGGCCATGGTCTATCTCGCCTCCAATGCAGCACGCTATGTCACCGGCCACATCACCGTTGTAGATGGCGGTGCACTTCACAGCTTCTGATATCCATCAGGCCCGTTTCGATTGTCAGGATAATAGGAACAACGACGATGTCCGGTTTCATACATGATGATTTTCTGCTCGACACGCCTATGGCGCGTGTCCTGTTTCATGATTATGCAGAAAATCAGCCAATTTTTGACTATCACTGTCATCTGCCCCCTGAAGAGATTGCCCAAAACCATCAATTCAAGGATCTTTGGGAAATCTGGTTGAAGGGCGATCATTACAAATGGCGCGCCATGCGTGCCAACGGCGAGGATGAGGCCCTTTGTACCGGTGGAGCGTCCCCGCGCGAGAAGTTTGACGCATGGGCGCGGACCGTGCCCGATACCATCGGCAATCCGCTTTATCACTGGACACATCTAGAGCTGCGTCGCCCCTTTGGCATTGATGATATATTGCTGTCCCCATCAACGGCTGATTATGTCTGGAACAAGGGCATCGAACTGCTCTCAGAGCCACAATTTTCTGCCCGCGGTATCATTGATCAGATGAATGTCCATACTGT encodes:
- a CDS encoding TRAP transporter large permease; translation: MEILTDIPATVLLIGSFLTMIILRLPIVFAIGISSVVTTLYLGLPLMMVAQNMVKGLNVFVLLAVPFFILAGDIMSAGGIADKLVAFATALVGWMRGGLAMVNILASMFFGGISGSSAADTTAIGKMLIPMMKKKGYDESFSTAVTITSSVQGVLVPPSHNMVIYALAAGGVSIGGLFLAGMVPGVLLGIALMVYAYIASRVKNYPTGNKFEMRELCRSFWDALLGLGTVLIVVIGVISGIFTATESAAVATAYAFFITFFVYRKIPLSEIWPILTRSIKTLGIVMILIGTSTAFGWLLAFLKVPALIAQGIFTISENPIIVLLIINLFLLFMGMLMDMSSLILICTPILLPIAKQIGIDPIHFGVIMVLNLGIGLLTPPVGSTLFLGSAISGVSIEKITKATLPFYIVMLVMLMAVTFIPALSMTMVGLFLS
- a CDS encoding TRAP transporter small permease, yielding MTLEPISRPIYLVVRHACNVMLILQVVLICYAVFARFVLNNAPAWVEEFSLLFMVWFCLLSPAEAIKEKRHLAISILQSFLPSRAIRIVDLFNHTLILLFAVFMATEGMKLAELTLRNIMPGMGVSATWLYTAVPVSGVIIALASIERILAILSVPGENYVELECNS
- a CDS encoding TRAP transporter substrate-binding protein, giving the protein MHKLLGSTAALLLGGLLSAGAVNVASAQSVVLKYGELNPDSHPMTVVARAFAKLVKEKSNGDIVVDVYPSSQLGDERTELQGLQMGAIDMFRANAVSLGDFGSKKSNLFSLPYLFRDRNHLWNVLHGEIGQDILSDVQASGSMMVGVAFMEEGQRNFFFRDAPVSDMEGIKGKKIRVPQTQILIDTVKAFGAAPTPISYSELYSALQTGVVDGAENPPTGYLANNFYEVAPYYMVDGHTYSPSIMVMSEISWNKLSADQQAIIAAAARETEDFNKSLAEEADAKAYEELKAKGAQIITVTDLPEWPKAVGSVYEKYGSDFTDIIQAILAVK
- a CDS encoding mandelate racemase/muconate lactonizing enzyme family protein; protein product: MRIEEVSVSAHRIAPVSPWEDATNKVQALEFVFVVLKTDTGLEGTGFSYSVDVGITSISALIEDYLAPLIVGMDPLDREQIWTKLQRQSRRLGTGVNMLAIAAIDVAVWDLIGKALGQPLWRLFGGARPEIPAYISEIKLTHDDTLADFSLRLDDYKAQGYRAVKFKIGRTEIEEDIARIRLAREKIGPDGKIFVDLNQKWTSSEARQKAAQLASFQLGWIEEPLLFHDVAAHATLRKSTTTPIALGESLFSRAQFLEYLQQDAVDIIQADVAFVGGPSEWLKIAHLADIFGRPVAPHYMMELSLHLLCGVPNGFMLENVIGGSFTELGLLEDPIVVKDAIGRPPSDAGHGLKFDRAALDACAIRPDGSPIAFAGGSK
- a CDS encoding GntR family transcriptional regulator, whose amino-acid sequence is MHVQSGQTDHPSPLPAAASEHARANGSLRRRLIKKKAESILRDRPTLESVIYDELYERIVTLKYVPGHMIYENEIAAQFDVSRTPVRQVFQRLVLADLLEVLPQRGARVSFLSKRKIRESQEVREILETVAVAKAAQKWRAEDEESQAFSLAIKASILRQIEVVADKNYHAFSGLDEDFHRAIMRFADNMTIYDVVGEIRAHLNRMRVIELQHAHLDAEAIEFHKRIIAEIEAGDAEGAREQMLGHLKVLEQFREEIFANRNDIFV
- a CDS encoding enolase C-terminal domain-like protein, encoding MSWDVVVLRLSTDAGIDGYASALATRSGVITETYLHDVIAPVVLGRNVHDREQIWHELWTLDRHLTFFPVYLPGPIDVALWDIAAKAANLPLYQYIGAVRDGLPAYASGLFHEDDEDCIKEALFYKDLGVPGYKVHSPSPWRRDIELHKNLREAVGEDFLLFCDPVGDYTLDQAIRVGRGLEEHGYEWFEEPFRDFELAKYTELCSALDIAVAATETTRGCHWGVAQSIAQRAADIVRADVSWKAGVTGTLKICNLAESFGMNCEIHTTTMAFMDIANLHVSCSVKNCDYFELFVPQEPFQFPLKGKLPIDARGWAMVPKAPGLGVDLDWDAIDQLCVSHRTSSKG
- a CDS encoding SDR family NAD(P)-dependent oxidoreductase, yielding MEFSEAFSLTGHRALITGGASGLGLAAAECFLKAGAEVVLVGREEEKLHKATTDLGAKASGFKFDVTDFDGAADLAEKVEQQKGPISILVNNAGNTVKKPIEEMSVEEFKQVFDIHVTGAFALTRAFLPQLKKTGKGSALFTASMSSFLGIPNVSGYAASKAAYVGLIRSFATELAPSGVRVNGVAPGWIDTPLFRFATLNDPKRLEKIMGRIPMNCTGQPEDIGWAMVYLASNAARYVTGHITVVDGGALHSF